A window of Garra rufa chromosome 6, GarRuf1.0, whole genome shotgun sequence genomic DNA:
ttttgcagtggtcCTTTTGTTACAGAAGATAGATTTGGAACAGAAAGGCAGATGTCTTTTATTTAAGCTTTTTTCTTCTCCATTTGGCCAGGCAAATCTAGTGATGTTTAGATGTCAGAAAAGGGacatcaatatttttattttctaattaAGTAATAAGTATAAATGTCCAAGAGTTGTGCTAATAATCTGATTGTCTTTGTGTTATTAATTTATAGTTTTGAGTACAACTTGTTTGAGAAATATAAAACAGTTTCCACACGTTTTTGTAGCAATATGAATCAACATATTTCTAGGTAAACTGTTTTGTTTGAGTACAAAGCTTAAATGAAATCTCTAAATTGGCAGAACTTGTCAAATTGAGTTAACCAATACTCAACTCATTTATACTAATCCACAAGTTCCCTAAAGTTGTAAAGCTTTCTCAACTTaataaaaaacatgaacaaatttGCTTGAAAATGAGGCAACCAGTTACCACATTTTCAAGATCAACCTATTACTTTTTACTTACAATAGCTTTTGCAGCTGATCCTCCTGTTAGAGCTAAACCTCCTGTGATTAAAACTACAGGCAGAGCCACTCCTCCAGTAGCAATGCCAAGTAATGTTCCTCCAGTTACTGCTGCTCCTACACCTGCCACAGATGCTCCCACTAATGCTGCATGTTCAGCCTTTTTCCACAATATTTCCCTCTGAGCCTTCTTGTACATCTCATTTGTGTAATGGCTTCCTCCATTCACTTTCACCATTTTATCGATCTTCTCTATCAGTTCACTGACCTGTGATTGATtgtttttatctttgttattgaaAACATGATAACCACCTTTACACTGTTCAGCTAGATCATTAATCTGCTTATTTTCTGTCAGAAACTCTTCTATAGGTTTTTCTAACTGATCTCCTCTAGTGAATAGGATGATGGTGTAACTAACAGCATCTTTTCCAAAGTTTTCCTGAATCCATTTCACTGTGTTTTTCTCTTCATCTGTGTATCTCACGTCCAGTCTGATGACCAGCAGAAACGCATGAGGACCAGGAACAAACATCTCCACACACTTGACTAATTCATTCTTCGGCTGTTCTTGACTGAGTGACGTATCACACAGTCCTGGAGTGTCGATCACTGAGATGATTCGATCTTTCACCTTCCGCTGATGTTGCTGGCATTTCCCAGTCTCAGATGTAGTAGAAAATACTGCTTTAAACACTTCCTCTCCCAGGATGGTGTTACCTGTTGTACTTTTTCCAACTCCAGTTTTACCCACCATCACGAGCCTGAGATCTGACATGATAAAACGAGATGGAAAGTAATGTAAACATGTACTAAAAAGGTATATGCATTGTAGTTTCCCTGTTGCAGGGCCCTCATTTATCAACATTGCATAGACAAGGTTATATATTTTGTCCTACAAATTAAATTTACAATGTGTGTAAGCACAAAAAAAATCATCACATGTGCGCATATGGTTCTTACGCACACCAGGAAGTAATCATTGTTGATTAATTCCACatgttcttaaaggaacactccactttttttggaaacaggctccattcaaatccattcagccgttctcctgttctggcgatatcacttttagcatagcttagcatagatcattgaatcctattataccaatagcatcgtgttcaaaaatgaccgacgGGTTTCGATAtctgtcctatttaaaacttgactcttctgtagttatattgtgtactaataccggtggaaaatgtaaagctgcgattttctagaccGAAATGGCCAAAAgccctttaaaaccagcctgcggACCAGTTAtaaccagcataggctggttttttgttgtttttttgttttttgtttgttattttgattttattattataggAATGTGCGTCCTAGCCTAGGTGTCATCATCGTACAGTTTACATGCATATTGTACCCAAGTTTATTAGATCCATGTCACACAGTGTGATCGGCAATGATATAGCTAAAATCGTACAGTGTGTAGAAGGCTTAAGTTTTTCTTGGCACACTCGTTTTACGTGTATTTGGCGCCACCTATTGTTGTGGGTGTATTATTCACACTCAAAATCTGTAGAaaccaagaaaaaaagtcttatatTTGGATGCATGcatctgtaaaaaaaatctattttcactattattttatcttcagCATTAATTTATCTACATTGACAGTAGTGTGATGTTGCAGAGGTGTACTGAAGTGTTGTAAAGAGgttgttttgattta
This region includes:
- the LOC141337418 gene encoding GTPase IMAP family member 9-like — protein: MSDLRLVMVGKTGVGKSTTGNTILGEEVFKAVFSTTSETGKCQQHQRKVKDRIISVIDTPGLCDTSLSQEQPKNELVKCVEMFVPGPHAFLLVIRLDVRYTDEEKNTVKWIQENFGKDAVSYTIILFTRGDQLEKPIEEFLTENKQINDLAEQCKGGYHVFNNKDKNNQSQVSELIEKIDKMVKVNGGSHYTNEMYKKAQREILWKKAEHAALVGASVAGVGAAVTGGTLLGIATGGVALPVVLITGGLALTGGSAAKAIVSKK